A genomic region of Microlunatus sagamiharensis contains the following coding sequences:
- a CDS encoding glycosyltransferase: protein MVPAGVRSGGPVGRTPSVVVAAHDESAVITRCLDALAAQDEAAAVVVVANGCHDDTAGLARRPGVRVVELAEAGKANALNHGDAVAVGFPRLYLDADIVLPSDGVRRLADALAADDDLQAAVPARRMATEGRPWVVRCWAAINARLPVYEDALFGRGAIMLSRSGRALFEDFPGLMADDLFLDSVVARDRRAVIGSVEVVVQTPYRTRDLLNRLVRVRRANADLRSRALGTRPAARASWLRSVVLRDPRLLPAGLVYAVLTVVAAERARRASASKAWGRDESSRTAVGARGTTA from the coding sequence GTGGTGCCTGCAGGCGTACGCAGCGGTGGTCCGGTAGGCCGGACGCCGAGCGTGGTGGTGGCGGCCCACGACGAGAGCGCCGTGATCACCCGGTGCCTGGACGCGCTCGCCGCGCAGGACGAGGCCGCCGCGGTCGTCGTCGTCGCCAACGGCTGCCACGACGACACCGCAGGGCTGGCCCGGCGCCCCGGGGTCCGGGTGGTCGAGCTGGCCGAGGCGGGCAAGGCGAACGCCCTCAACCACGGCGACGCGGTCGCGGTCGGCTTCCCCCGGCTCTACCTCGACGCCGACATCGTGCTGCCGTCGGACGGCGTCCGGCGGCTGGCCGACGCCCTCGCCGCGGACGACGACCTGCAGGCCGCTGTCCCCGCCCGCCGCATGGCGACCGAGGGCCGGCCCTGGGTCGTGAGGTGCTGGGCGGCGATCAACGCCCGTCTGCCGGTCTACGAGGACGCGCTCTTCGGGCGCGGGGCGATCATGCTCTCGAGGTCGGGGCGCGCGCTGTTCGAGGACTTCCCCGGGCTGATGGCCGACGACCTGTTCCTCGACTCGGTGGTCGCGCGGGACCGACGCGCCGTGATCGGCTCGGTCGAGGTCGTGGTGCAGACCCCCTACCGCACGCGCGACCTGCTCAACCGGCTGGTCCGTGTGCGCCGGGCGAACGCCGACCTCCGGTCGCGCGCCCTGGGCACGCGACCCGCCGCTCGCGCCTCCTGGTTGCGCTCGGTCGTCCTCCGCGACCCGCGCCTGCTGCCGGCCGGCCTCGTGTACGCCGTCCTCACCGTCGTCGCAGCCGAGCGGGCCCGCCGGGCGTCGGCCTCGAAGGCCTGGGGCCGCGACGAGAGCTCGCGCACCGCCGTCGGCGCACGCGGGACGACCGCATGA
- a CDS encoding pyridoxal-dependent decarboxylase, exosortase A system-associated → MSTADLLASFGTVKGELAVGGVPVSLLAARVGSTPFFAYDRRLLTERVSLLRSVLPDGLDLTYAMKANPMPAVVQHLAGLVDSIDVASAGEMAVALDTGIDPGRVSFAGPGKTAAELRRAVAAGIVVELESVTETRRLLAAGNELGVRPRVALRVNPDFAVKGSGMRMGGGPQQFGTDVEQVPDLVAELVGADVDLLGFHVFAGSQNLRADTIAEAQRRTVDLVVGLADLLPTPVRYLNLGGGFGIPYFPADAPLDLGLVAGNLAALLDGPIATHLPEARTVVELGRYIVGECGVYVTEVVDRKVSRGKTYLVVDGGMHHQLAASGNLGQVIRRNYPLVVGSRAEQEATETATVVGCLCTPLDLLGSDVELPRTEVGDLVVLFQAGAYGLTASPTQFLGHPAPAEVLV, encoded by the coding sequence ATGAGCACCGCCGACCTGCTGGCGTCGTTCGGGACCGTCAAGGGCGAGCTCGCCGTGGGCGGGGTGCCGGTCAGCCTGCTCGCGGCGCGGGTCGGCTCGACGCCGTTCTTCGCCTACGACCGCCGGCTGCTCACCGAGCGGGTCTCGCTGCTCCGCTCGGTGCTGCCCGACGGCCTCGACCTCACGTACGCGATGAAGGCCAACCCGATGCCCGCCGTGGTGCAGCACCTGGCTGGCCTCGTGGACTCGATCGACGTCGCCTCGGCGGGGGAGATGGCCGTCGCGCTCGACACCGGCATCGACCCGGGCCGGGTCAGCTTCGCGGGCCCCGGCAAGACAGCTGCGGAGCTGCGGCGCGCGGTCGCTGCGGGCATCGTCGTCGAGCTCGAGTCGGTGACGGAGACCCGCCGGCTGCTCGCCGCGGGGAACGAGCTCGGGGTGCGGCCGCGCGTCGCCTTGCGGGTGAACCCCGACTTCGCCGTCAAGGGCTCGGGGATGCGGATGGGCGGCGGGCCCCAGCAGTTCGGGACCGACGTCGAGCAGGTGCCCGACCTCGTCGCCGAGCTCGTCGGCGCCGACGTCGACCTGCTGGGCTTCCACGTCTTCGCCGGGTCGCAGAACCTGCGGGCCGACACCATCGCCGAGGCCCAGCGCCGCACGGTCGACCTGGTCGTCGGCCTGGCCGACCTGCTCCCCACCCCGGTGCGCTACCTGAACCTCGGGGGCGGGTTCGGCATCCCGTACTTCCCGGCCGACGCCCCGCTCGACCTCGGCCTGGTCGCGGGCAACCTCGCGGCCCTGCTGGACGGGCCCATCGCGACGCACCTGCCCGAGGCCCGCACGGTGGTCGAGCTCGGGCGCTACATCGTCGGCGAGTGCGGCGTCTACGTCACCGAGGTGGTCGACCGGAAGGTCTCGCGCGGCAAGACGTACCTCGTCGTCGACGGCGGCATGCACCACCAGCTCGCCGCCTCCGGCAACCTCGGCCAGGTCATCCGCCGCAACTACCCGCTCGTCGTGGGTAGCCGTGCCGAGCAGGAGGCGACGGAGACCGCGACCGTCGTCGGCTGCCTGTGCACGCCGCTCGACCTGCTCGGCTCCGACGTCGAGCTGCCCCGTACCGAGGTCGGCGACCTCGTCGTGTTGTTCCAGGCGGGGGCCTACGGCCTCACCGCCAGCCCCACCCAGTTCCTCGGGCACCCGGCTCCGGCCGAGGTGCTCGTCTGA
- a CDS encoding acyl carrier protein, translating to MTATADPTTGSLAEVTDVVVETLGIQDRAGNLDASTPLFGAMPELDSLAVLELVSALEDRFDIVVGDEEFGGEIFETLGSLAAFVDGKRG from the coding sequence ATGACCGCCACCGCAGACCCCACCACCGGCTCGCTCGCCGAGGTCACCGACGTCGTCGTCGAGACCCTGGGCATCCAGGACCGCGCCGGCAACCTCGACGCCTCGACGCCGCTCTTCGGGGCCATGCCCGAGCTCGACTCGCTCGCGGTGCTCGAGCTCGTCTCCGCCCTCGAGGACCGCTTCGACATCGTCGTCGGGGACGAGGAGTTCGGCGGCGAGATCTTCGAGACGCTCGGCTCGTTGGCCGCGTTCGTCGACGGCAAGCGCGGCTGA
- a CDS encoding DUF4082 domain-containing protein, translated as MPKPKRSVPTRGRRRVSWRTASLGLAVLLALSGLAASGVLGPQHAEASSLLSSTRPKVEAFDDSVSVTVGVAFTVRRPGTIVAVRFYKGKGNTGTHQGGVFDASGELVARATFRSETATGWQYAALDRPVAAKAGTRFTAAVLMPRGRYSVDENFSWPTDNPDLGAGGGTYRYARALELPDQSYAGNNYWVDVNFRPAVPASAPAGPTASTTVPSARPEAAVPPGSCVGEPGRPGGKDPWGGCWPGPQNTGYPHGLAGDTRRPVTLTAYTGPQQIRSCGVVIDSKIVTGDLLIQAGNGAKTKDKPCVVIRNSLVRGVIYSEEGGYGPTVVSDTEVAPKGLSWWENVGRTNIFVTRVNSHGSQGVIKCEQNCEAVDSWVHGMQLGGAYHYNAFGSNGMASGRFVIRHNWASCGDWSSGDGRTAQDAGCSAAIGFYGDFDPNRNISIERNYLVSSFSKGNKISTDRNRQSGYCLNPGYYPGKPFPRATDVKVVDNVFGRGDSGRCGVFGPTNSLNKKGDTTTGNTWSGNRYEDGTPIARPEE; from the coding sequence ATGCCCAAGCCGAAGCGCTCAGTGCCGACGCGCGGACGTCGACGGGTCAGCTGGCGCACCGCGTCCCTCGGACTCGCGGTGCTGCTGGCTCTAAGCGGTCTCGCGGCCTCGGGCGTGCTCGGCCCGCAGCACGCCGAGGCCTCGTCCCTGCTCTCGTCCACCAGACCGAAGGTCGAGGCCTTCGACGACTCCGTGTCCGTCACGGTCGGCGTCGCGTTCACGGTCCGTCGGCCCGGCACGATCGTCGCCGTCCGGTTCTACAAGGGCAAGGGGAACACCGGTACGCACCAGGGCGGTGTGTTCGACGCGTCGGGCGAGCTCGTGGCCCGAGCCACCTTCCGGTCGGAGACGGCGACGGGGTGGCAGTACGCGGCCCTGGACCGGCCGGTGGCTGCGAAGGCGGGCACGAGGTTCACGGCTGCCGTGCTGATGCCTCGTGGGCGCTACTCGGTGGACGAGAACTTCAGCTGGCCCACCGACAACCCCGACCTGGGCGCCGGCGGAGGCACCTACCGGTACGCGCGAGCGCTGGAGCTGCCCGACCAGTCCTACGCGGGCAACAACTACTGGGTGGACGTGAACTTCAGGCCGGCCGTCCCCGCCAGCGCGCCGGCCGGACCCACCGCGAGCACGACGGTTCCGTCGGCGCGACCGGAAGCGGCCGTGCCGCCCGGGTCGTGCGTCGGCGAGCCCGGTCGACCCGGCGGGAAGGACCCCTGGGGCGGTTGCTGGCCGGGACCGCAGAACACGGGCTACCCGCACGGGCTGGCGGGTGACACCCGGCGGCCCGTCACGCTCACCGCCTACACGGGCCCGCAGCAGATCCGCTCCTGCGGCGTCGTCATCGACAGCAAGATCGTCACCGGCGACCTGCTCATCCAGGCCGGGAACGGGGCGAAGACGAAGGACAAGCCCTGCGTCGTCATCCGCAACTCCCTGGTCAGGGGAGTGATCTACAGCGAGGAGGGTGGGTACGGCCCCACCGTCGTCAGCGACACCGAGGTGGCCCCGAAGGGGTTGTCGTGGTGGGAGAACGTCGGCCGCACCAACATCTTCGTCACCCGGGTGAACTCCCACGGCTCGCAGGGCGTGATCAAGTGCGAGCAGAACTGCGAGGCGGTCGACAGCTGGGTGCACGGCATGCAGCTAGGCGGCGCCTACCACTACAACGCGTTCGGCTCGAACGGCATGGCGTCCGGACGCTTCGTCATCCGCCACAACTGGGCCTCGTGCGGCGATTGGTCCTCCGGCGACGGCCGGACCGCCCAGGACGCCGGGTGCTCGGCCGCCATCGGCTTCTACGGGGACTTCGACCCCAACCGGAACATCTCGATCGAGCGCAACTACCTGGTCAGCTCCTTCAGCAAGGGCAACAAGATCAGCACGGACCGCAACCGGCAGTCGGGCTACTGCCTCAACCCGGGCTACTACCCGGGCAAGCCCTTCCCACGCGCGACCGACGTCAAGGTCGTCGACAACGTCTTCGGGCGGGGCGACTCGGGGAGGTGCGGGGTGTTCGGCCCGACCAACAGCCTGAACAAGAAGGGTGACACCACGACCGGGAACACCTGGTCCGGCAACCGCTACGAGGACGGCACGCCGATCGCACGCCCGGAGGAGTGA
- a CDS encoding glycosyltransferase family 4 protein, whose translation MATLFKLSPRRSSARLPGRGVVSGLLRRRDDPQPGAGGGDGSRPHVLMIVQNLPVPLDRRVWLECRTLAGAGYDVTVICPKGPGDPSFEVIDGIAIHKYRPAPPTTGFVSYVCEFGYSWARTAVLSAKVWREHHFSVMQACNPPDTYWLLARLWRSRGVRFVFDQHDLNPELFESRFGKPKRFRDRAQYYALRWLEQMTYRTADMVISTNESYRAIAMGRGERAAEDVVVVRSGPETHRMRPLEPDPAVVRDPRKTLVYLGIMGPQDGVDQVLVVMHELVHRRGRTDVRAVLMGFGDCYDDLRAICTRLDLDDCVTFTGRADLDMIADELSLADVGVCPDLKSPLNDVSTMNKTMEYMAYALPSVAFDLVETRVSGGDTVLYVPSGDVSGFADQVERLLDDDELRRSMGRDARRRVVDELDWRAQTGPYLSVFGRLTGGPSAVAEPTGRVFSWLAAVPEEATCDHRGRPYATLLDRAPVLAPSVVEEPFVERATADEVLLEDILLDGPPSTSTFERSLV comes from the coding sequence GTGGCGACGCTCTTCAAGCTCAGTCCTCGACGCTCGTCCGCCCGGCTGCCCGGCCGCGGCGTCGTCAGCGGGCTGCTCCGTCGTCGCGACGACCCGCAGCCGGGCGCCGGGGGTGGAGACGGTTCTCGGCCCCACGTGCTGATGATCGTGCAGAACCTGCCCGTGCCGCTCGACCGACGGGTGTGGCTGGAGTGCCGGACGCTCGCCGGAGCGGGATACGACGTCACCGTGATCTGCCCCAAGGGCCCCGGTGACCCCTCCTTCGAGGTGATCGACGGGATCGCCATCCACAAGTACCGCCCGGCACCGCCCACCACCGGCTTCGTCAGCTACGTGTGTGAGTTCGGCTACAGCTGGGCGCGGACCGCGGTCCTCTCGGCGAAGGTCTGGCGCGAGCACCACTTCTCGGTCATGCAGGCCTGCAACCCGCCGGACACCTACTGGCTGCTCGCCCGGCTCTGGCGCAGCCGCGGGGTCAGGTTCGTCTTCGACCAGCACGACCTCAACCCCGAGCTCTTCGAGTCCCGCTTCGGCAAGCCGAAGCGCTTCCGCGACCGCGCGCAGTACTACGCGCTGCGGTGGCTGGAGCAGATGACCTACCGCACGGCCGACATGGTCATCTCGACGAACGAGTCGTACCGCGCGATCGCGATGGGCCGTGGCGAGCGCGCCGCCGAGGACGTCGTCGTGGTCCGCAGCGGCCCGGAGACCCACCGCATGCGTCCCCTGGAGCCCGATCCGGCGGTGGTCCGCGACCCTCGCAAGACCCTCGTCTACCTCGGGATCATGGGACCGCAGGACGGGGTCGACCAGGTCCTCGTGGTCATGCACGAGCTGGTCCACAGGCGGGGTCGCACCGACGTCCGCGCGGTGCTCATGGGGTTCGGCGACTGCTACGACGACCTGCGCGCCATCTGCACCCGGCTCGACCTCGACGACTGCGTCACCTTCACCGGCCGTGCGGACCTCGACATGATCGCCGACGAGCTGAGCCTCGCCGACGTCGGCGTCTGCCCGGACCTCAAGTCGCCGCTCAACGACGTCTCGACCATGAACAAGACCATGGAGTACATGGCCTACGCGCTCCCGTCGGTGGCGTTCGACCTGGTGGAGACGCGCGTGTCGGGCGGCGACACGGTGCTCTACGTGCCCTCGGGCGACGTCAGCGGCTTCGCCGACCAGGTCGAGCGCCTGCTCGACGACGACGAGCTGAGGCGCTCCATGGGGCGCGACGCGCGCCGCCGGGTGGTCGACGAGCTCGACTGGCGCGCCCAGACCGGTCCCTACCTCTCCGTGTTCGGGCGGTTGACCGGCGGGCCCTCCGCCGTCGCCGAGCCCACGGGACGCGTGTTCTCCTGGCTCGCGGCGGTGCCCGAGGAAGCGACCTGCGACCACCGCGGGCGGCCCTACGCGACGCTCCTGGACCGTGCTCCGGTCCTCGCGCCGTCGGTGGTCGAGGAGCCGTTCGTCGAGCGGGCGACGGCCGACGAGGTCCTGCTCGAGGACATCCTCCTCGACGGGCCGCCGTCGACGTCGACCTTCGAGCGGAGCCTCGTGTGA
- a CDS encoding acyl-CoA ligase (AMP-forming), exosortase A system-associated, translated as MRTNLHHLLQEAAAARPQAPALTWKDTTVTYGELWQTCDAAAGGLGALGLRRGERVAVFLDKRVETVATFMAASAAGAVFVPVNPVLKAAQVSYILGNCDVRVLVTSADRLVTVAGELAACPALEHVVVVGDPDRELPAVDGHLTLTRWEKLLVPGVGVTGTAPLDLDVAAIFYTSGSTGRPKGVVLSHRNLLVGAESVSSYLHNTADDVILSALPLSFDAGFSQITTAFAVGAHVVLHNHLVASDIPRLVAKHGVTGLTAVPPLWLQIIQTAWPEGSTSTLRYFANTGGRMPRSTLDRLRSLFPTALPFLMYGLTEAFRSTYLDPAEVDRRPDSIGKAIPDAEILVVRPDGTLCAPGEPGELVHRGALVALGYWEDEAKTAERFKPVPGDRPAWRALEMAVYSGDTVVADEEGFLYFVGRADEMIKTSGYRVSPTEVEEAAYGTGLVADAVALGVPDERLGDAIAIVVTPAPGTELEAKTLVAALRKQLPLYMVPSQVVVRPSMPRSPNGKYDRPLVRAELLA; from the coding sequence ATGAGGACCAACCTCCACCACCTGCTCCAGGAGGCCGCGGCCGCCCGGCCGCAGGCGCCCGCACTCACGTGGAAGGACACCACCGTCACGTACGGCGAGCTCTGGCAGACGTGCGACGCCGCCGCGGGCGGGCTCGGCGCGCTCGGGCTGCGCCGCGGCGAGCGGGTCGCGGTCTTCCTGGACAAGCGCGTCGAGACCGTGGCGACCTTCATGGCCGCCTCGGCCGCCGGCGCGGTGTTCGTGCCGGTCAACCCGGTCCTCAAGGCGGCCCAGGTCTCCTACATCCTCGGCAACTGCGACGTGCGCGTCCTGGTGACCAGCGCCGACCGCCTCGTCACGGTCGCCGGGGAGCTCGCCGCCTGCCCGGCGCTCGAGCACGTGGTCGTGGTCGGCGACCCGGACCGGGAGCTCCCGGCCGTCGACGGGCACCTCACGCTCACCCGCTGGGAGAAGCTGCTCGTCCCCGGGGTCGGCGTCACCGGCACGGCCCCGCTCGACCTCGACGTGGCGGCGATCTTCTACACCTCGGGCAGCACCGGCAGGCCCAAGGGCGTCGTGCTCAGCCACCGCAACCTCCTCGTCGGCGCGGAGAGCGTCAGCTCCTACCTGCACAACACCGCCGACGACGTCATCCTCTCGGCGCTGCCGCTCAGCTTCGACGCGGGTTTCAGCCAGATCACGACGGCCTTCGCCGTCGGTGCGCACGTGGTGCTCCACAACCACCTCGTCGCCTCCGACATCCCCAGGCTCGTCGCGAAGCACGGCGTCACCGGCCTCACCGCCGTACCGCCGCTCTGGCTGCAGATCATCCAGACGGCGTGGCCCGAGGGCAGCACGAGCACGCTGCGCTACTTCGCCAACACCGGCGGGCGGATGCCACGTTCCACGCTCGACCGGCTGCGGTCGCTGTTCCCGACCGCGCTGCCCTTCCTCATGTACGGGCTCACCGAGGCCTTCCGGTCCACCTACCTCGACCCGGCGGAGGTCGACCGGCGCCCGGACTCGATCGGCAAGGCCATCCCGGACGCGGAGATCCTCGTCGTGCGTCCGGACGGCACGCTCTGCGCACCGGGGGAGCCCGGCGAGCTCGTCCACCGCGGGGCGCTCGTCGCCCTCGGCTACTGGGAGGACGAGGCGAAGACCGCCGAGCGGTTCAAGCCGGTCCCCGGCGACCGACCGGCCTGGCGAGCGCTCGAGATGGCCGTCTACTCCGGCGACACCGTCGTGGCCGACGAGGAGGGCTTCCTCTACTTCGTCGGTCGCGCCGACGAGATGATCAAGACCTCCGGCTACCGCGTCAGCCCCACCGAGGTGGAGGAGGCCGCGTACGGCACCGGACTGGTCGCCGACGCCGTCGCGCTCGGCGTGCCGGACGAGCGGCTCGGCGACGCGATCGCGATCGTCGTGACACCGGCGCCCGGCACCGAGCTCGAGGCCAAGACGCTGGTCGCCGCGCTGCGCAAGCAGCTGCCGCTCTACATGGTCCCCAGCCAGGTGGTCGTCCGGCCGAGCATGCCGCGCTCGCCGAACGGCAAGTACGACCGCCCGCTCGTCCGCGCGGAGCTGCTCGCATGA
- a CDS encoding glycosyltransferase — MSPTGVDHVLLTRFNLPTPGVEGLIRAREGWLTERADLFERYCASSVARQTTPFTWIVYVDPESPGWLFDRLRPYVDRGLLRAVLRTEVGPAELAEDLAAAVPRPGSHLLTTNLDNDDGLATDFLARLRTVAPLPAARAVYLTRGLVLGPGGLYLRTDPDNAFCSVLEPWSGARTSWSERHNEFAQVMPVVRLHGSPAWLQVVHGSNVSNRVRGRLVAPDAYRAQFGSLLDEAPVPSTGLRVTDAVLRQPWRLLRDGARTALRETGLRVLGREGYESMKHRLRVIRTGA, encoded by the coding sequence GTGAGCCCGACGGGGGTCGACCACGTCCTGCTGACCCGCTTCAACCTGCCGACGCCCGGCGTCGAGGGGCTCATCCGCGCCCGGGAGGGCTGGTTGACCGAGCGCGCCGACCTGTTCGAGCGGTACTGCGCCTCGTCCGTGGCGCGGCAGACCACACCCTTCACCTGGATCGTCTACGTCGACCCCGAGAGCCCGGGCTGGCTCTTCGACCGTCTGCGGCCCTACGTCGACCGCGGCCTGCTCCGAGCGGTGCTGCGCACCGAGGTCGGGCCCGCCGAGCTGGCGGAGGACCTCGCCGCGGCGGTCCCCCGGCCGGGCAGCCACCTGCTCACCACGAACCTGGACAACGACGACGGCCTGGCGACGGACTTCCTCGCGCGGCTCCGGACCGTGGCGCCGCTGCCCGCGGCACGCGCGGTCTACCTCACCCGGGGCCTCGTCCTGGGCCCGGGTGGGCTGTACCTGCGGACCGACCCCGACAACGCCTTCTGCTCCGTGCTCGAACCATGGTCGGGGGCCCGGACCTCGTGGTCCGAGCGTCACAACGAGTTCGCGCAGGTCATGCCGGTCGTCCGCCTGCACGGGTCGCCGGCGTGGCTCCAGGTCGTGCACGGGAGCAACGTGAGCAACCGCGTCCGCGGCCGGCTGGTCGCGCCCGACGCCTACCGCGCGCAGTTCGGCTCGCTCCTCGACGAGGCGCCGGTGCCCAGCACCGGGCTCAGGGTGACGGACGCCGTGCTCCGCCAGCCATGGCGGCTGCTGCGCGACGGCGCTCGGACCGCGCTGCGCGAGACCGGCCTGCGCGTGCTGGGCCGGGAGGGCTACGAGTCCATGAAGCACCGGCTCCGGGTCATCCGGACGGGTGCGTGA
- a CDS encoding polysaccharide deacetylase family protein — protein sequence MINLCFHGVGAPARPLETDEAGYWIEEGLFAEVLDEVRDRRDVSISFDDGNASDVEIALPALRRRGLRATFFALAGRLDEPGSLGREDLRLLRREGMAVGSHGMDHVPWRGLGPERQEREWVTARTVIEEAARHPVVEAALPLGRYDRRTLAGLRRLGYARVHSSDRRPALPGSWLVPRYSVTASDDLASVRAQILTGPAPRRRALLELKGFAKRVR from the coding sequence ATGATCAACCTCTGCTTCCACGGCGTCGGTGCTCCCGCCCGGCCGCTCGAGACGGACGAGGCGGGCTACTGGATCGAGGAGGGCCTGTTCGCCGAGGTCCTCGACGAGGTCCGTGACCGTCGCGACGTGTCGATCAGCTTCGACGACGGCAACGCCTCGGACGTCGAGATCGCCCTGCCGGCCCTCCGTCGACGCGGTCTGCGCGCGACCTTCTTCGCGCTCGCCGGCCGGCTCGACGAGCCCGGCAGCCTCGGGCGCGAGGACCTCCGCCTGCTGCGCCGGGAGGGCATGGCCGTCGGCAGCCACGGGATGGACCACGTGCCCTGGCGCGGGCTGGGTCCAGAGCGGCAGGAGCGCGAGTGGGTCACCGCGCGGACGGTGATCGAGGAGGCCGCCCGCCACCCGGTTGTGGAAGCCGCGCTACCGCTGGGACGGTACGACCGGCGCACCCTGGCGGGCCTGCGCCGGCTGGGGTACGCCCGGGTCCACAGCAGCGACCGACGACCGGCGCTGCCGGGGAGCTGGCTGGTCCCGCGGTACAGCGTGACCGCGTCGGACGACCTCGCCTCCGTCCGCGCCCAGATCCTGACGGGACCGGCTCCGCGCCGCCGAGCGCTCCTGGAGCTGAAGGGGTTCGCGAAGCGGGTCCGGTGA
- a CDS encoding UDP-glucose dehydrogenase family protein: MSVVGCGYLGAVHAASMASLGHDVVGVDVDAAKVAELASGRSPFFEPGLGALLVDGTRAGTLRFTTDPAGAPGATVHFVCVGTPQRRGENAADLRHVDAAVAQLLPQLKPGDLVVGKSTVPVGTAERIAEQMAAVEPAATLVWNPEFLREGHAVEDTLSPDRLVYGVPEGAAGERAVAVLDRVYAKALAAGTPQVVTDYTTAQLVKVAANSFLATKISFINAMAELCEATGGDVIQLADAIGHDARIGRRFLNAGLGFGGGCLPKDIRAFMARAGELGVDQALTFLREVDSINMRRRVRMVDLAREVSSGSIVGRRIAVLGAAFKPHSDDVRDSPALSVAAQMSLQGADVVVTDPQAVPNAAAKWPDLVFETDLATAVRDAELVLVLTEWPEYVALDPAWLTPLVARTRILDGRNALDPARWRAAGWTYRALGRR, encoded by the coding sequence ATGTCGGTCGTCGGGTGCGGCTACCTCGGCGCCGTGCACGCCGCGTCGATGGCGAGCCTCGGGCACGACGTCGTGGGTGTCGACGTCGACGCGGCCAAGGTGGCCGAGCTGGCGTCGGGTCGCTCGCCGTTCTTCGAGCCCGGGCTCGGTGCGCTGCTCGTCGACGGCACGCGGGCGGGGACGCTGCGCTTCACCACGGACCCGGCGGGAGCGCCCGGCGCGACCGTGCACTTCGTCTGCGTCGGGACGCCGCAGCGTCGCGGGGAGAACGCCGCGGACCTGCGTCACGTGGACGCGGCGGTCGCGCAACTCCTGCCGCAACTGAAGCCCGGCGACCTCGTCGTGGGCAAGTCGACCGTCCCGGTCGGCACGGCCGAGCGCATCGCCGAGCAGATGGCGGCCGTGGAGCCGGCGGCGACGCTCGTCTGGAACCCCGAGTTCCTGCGCGAGGGCCATGCCGTCGAGGACACGCTGTCACCCGACCGGCTGGTCTACGGGGTGCCCGAGGGCGCGGCGGGGGAGCGGGCGGTCGCGGTGCTCGACCGTGTGTACGCCAAGGCGCTCGCCGCCGGGACGCCGCAGGTCGTCACCGACTACACGACCGCCCAGCTGGTCAAGGTCGCGGCGAACTCCTTCCTGGCCACCAAGATCAGCTTCATCAACGCGATGGCCGAGCTGTGCGAGGCCACCGGGGGCGACGTCATCCAGCTGGCCGACGCGATTGGCCACGACGCCCGCATCGGGCGGCGGTTCCTCAACGCCGGGCTCGGCTTCGGCGGCGGCTGCCTGCCCAAGGACATCCGGGCCTTCATGGCCCGCGCGGGCGAGCTGGGCGTCGACCAGGCGCTGACCTTCCTGCGCGAGGTGGACTCGATCAATATGCGGCGCCGCGTCCGCATGGTCGACCTGGCGCGCGAGGTCAGCAGCGGCTCGATCGTCGGGCGCCGGATCGCCGTGCTCGGAGCCGCCTTCAAGCCGCACAGCGACGACGTGCGCGACTCACCCGCGCTGAGCGTCGCGGCCCAGATGTCCCTGCAGGGCGCCGACGTCGTGGTCACCGACCCGCAGGCCGTCCCGAACGCGGCCGCGAAGTGGCCAGACCTGGTGTTCGAGACCGATCTGGCGACGGCCGTCCGCGACGCCGAGCTCGTCCTCGTGCTGACCGAGTGGCCCGAGTACGTCGCGCTCGACCCGGCATGGCTCACCCCGCTCGTCGCCCGGACCCGGATCCTCGACGGCCGCAACGCCCTCGACCCGGCTCGCTGGCGCGCGGCGGGCTGGACCTACCGCGCGCTCGGGCGGCGCTGA